The following DNA comes from Bombus affinis isolate iyBomAffi1 unplaced genomic scaffold, iyBomAffi1.2 ctg00000059.1, whole genome shotgun sequence.
tgtatcttacactttatccacacgtttttctctcttctcaacaggttatgggcccagggccatatataatataatgggatgTAATATTAGCAGTAAGTATTtaggattaatttatatttattattttttttaataatcgaaTCGTATTCTTACGTTTGAAAATAATGCACGTTTTAGCCTATTCAAGATCCTGATCCAGTTATTAATTGTGACCTTATGGATGGCCGCGATGCTTTCCTTACAATGGCTAGAGAAAGACATTATGAATTCTCTTCCTTAAGGCGCGCGAAATTTAGTTCTATGTCTATGCTATACGAATTGCACAATCAAGGTCAAGACAAGTTTGTCTATACTTGCAATAATTGTAAGAGCCATGTAGAAACAAGATATCATTGTACGGTTTGTGATGTAAGTATTAAAACAAtcatctgtaaacatgtatcatccaattttcaaacaatctaatgttattatttattatgctaGGATTTTGATCTGTGTATAAGCTGTAAAGAAAAAGACGGTCATCCTCATCATATGGAAAAACTTGGTTTAGATTTGGATGGTGGTTCATCGCCGGCCGATGCTAAACAAGCTAATCCacaggtaaaaatatatttttattaactgaatatattaataattttgctatgaatatttataataaatatttttattttataataggagGCGCGTAAACTTTCAATTCAAAGATGTATTCAATCGTTGGTGCACGCGTGCCAATGTAGAGATGCTAACTGTCGTTTAACAAGTTGTCAAAAGATGAAGAGAGTAGTAACGCATACTAAAGTTTGCAAACGAAAAACGAACGGTGGCTGTCCAATCTGTAAACAATTAATAGCGTTGTGCTGTTATCATGCTAAACACTGCCAAGAGACTAAATGTCTTGTTCCATTCTGTTCGAACATCAAACATAAGCTGAAACAACAACAGCTTCAACAGCGGCTACAGCAAGCGCAGTTGTTAAGGTAAATACGTCagtagtagtggtagtggtagtagtagtagtagtagtagtagtagcagtagcagtagtagtagtagtagtagtagtagtagtagtaatagtagtattagtagtaatagtaataataataataataataataataataataataataataataataataataataataacaacagcagcaacgttagaataataatttccaaagataactaggtgtatgtatattctatgtatataagttaggtgtatatctttctttttaatgtgtTTCAGGAGACGAATGGCTGCAATGAATAGCAGACCCACAGGTCCAGTGGGAGCGATGCAATCCGGACAACAGAGTTCAAATGTTACTATGACCACAGGTGTTGCTATGAAACCAGGTGTCAGTCCTACCAATTTACCTTCGCCACATCAACCTGGAATAGGATTGAAACCTGGAACTCAAACGCCACCTGCTCACGTTCTCCAAGTTGTTAAGCAAGTACAAGAAGAAGCTGCACGGCAACAAGTACCGCATGGTTATGGTAAAGTAACGCCAGGTGGTGGAGTTGGTGCTGGAGTTGGCGTAGGAGGACAAACAGGTGGCGTAATGCCACCACCTCCTATGCAACGTCCAATGCCTGTACAAATGCCAAATCCTGGCGGTACACATCTTATTCCAATGGCTCAATGGACAGCAAGGTGAgttattgaatataataattaaaataccgtacacatatatgtatataaaaagaggTATTAAAGCTACACCTTTATTTACAGTAGGTATCAGCCAAGTGCACTGATGCAACAGAATCCTGGTTTGAGACAGCAAACGCCGCAACAGTTaatgcaacagcagcaacaacatcaAGGGCTGCCAGCAATAGCTATGGGAGGACAGATGCCTAGGCAAGCTGGAGTTCTCGGTGGTCCGGTTAATCAAGTTGGTCCTCAAACTCAAAGCAACAAGCACAAGCATGTATTGCAGCAACTTATGCAAACTCTAAAGAATCCCCATACTCCTGAACAACAAAACCAAATACTTCAAATACTCAAAAGCAATCCACCGATTATGGCTGCTTTTATCAAACAACGGGTATGACGATTaatttcttctatattatttgtctgctgacattttcgattttaataatttctattaccatataattttttaaattaataggcaCTCGCTCTAAATCAACAACAAAGTGGTCAATACGGTGGAGGAGTGGGCGGACCTTTGGGTCCTAATCAGCCGCAGCAACAACCTGCTCTGCAGCATATAATGtctcagcagcagcagcaccaccaccaccaccaacaacaacaacaacagcaaggcAGAATGCAAATACAGGCAATGCTAaatcaacagcagcaacaacagcagcaacagcagcaacctgTTCAACAGCAACCACCACAATGGTATAAACAGCAAATGCTAGTATTGCAAAGGCACCAGCACCCGTcacagcagcaacaacacccgcagcagcagcaacagcagcagcaacaacaacaacaacaatttaCACAACCACCAGCACCGCCTTACGGTCAACAGCGACCTATAAGGCCGCCCCTTCTCggtaagaattatttaattctggaGAAAACGAGATTCGTCGAGCCGCTTGGTTCGTGGTCTAACGCTTGCCACGATTCCGCGTATTCTTCTCCAGGTTATGGTGGCTTTAGCGAACAAGGATACGGTCAACCTGGCTTAAAACCAACACCACCTCCGGTACCTTCTCCGCAAGGTGTGATGGGGCCTCCAGGGATTTCTGTACAGCAACAATTAATGCAGTCCGTTCGATCTCCACCGCCAATTCGTTCTCCTCAACCAAATCCTTCCCCACGACCGGTTCCTTCTCCACGTAATCAGCCAGTTCCTTCTCCTCGATCAGGGCCGGTGCCATCGCCTCATCATCATCCACCTCATGGTACACCAACACATTCACCGGCTCATGAACTCGGTGGGCCAAGTGAAATGATGCTTTCGCAGCTGAGTGGTGGAACTGGTGCACCGACTGGTCACCCGGGTACCATGCCACATCATCCATCTCCAGCTCCACCACCCACTAGTGGCACAGACTCGAGTGAAGTGACGCCCATGACGCCACAAGATCAACTTTCAAAATTTGTCGAAGGATTGTAGTGACTATTAGTGAAGTCGGTTAACACGAGTGACTATGTTAGTGGGCGAACGATGATCTTGCATCGTATGTCAACCGTTTAGAAAGAACGGTCGCTGTTCCACCTCTCTGTCATGAGAACAGAGAGAGTAACTTCCATCCGTTCTGCGTTCCTAGCTTCGTGGAGATCAGGTACAACTACTTACGTCCGGTACACTGACCAAGTGCTGATGTTCAGAGACGGGTCAGAGTACCACTGGTGCGACCAAATTAATCCCGGATGAcgcgtttcctttttctatctCCGAGTTAAGGTGCAGGAGCGATACAGCGTGTTGTGGTGCTACTTAGATGCTCCGCGAAGATTCTACAGCTGGCTCAATGGACACTTGAACTTACGTTATTGTATTCTCGTATCTCAACCTCGGCTCCCCAATTGCGAACCAGTGGAACGACGAGAaacaattaatttgaaactatacacacatgaaatcaagagagactattaatactttatcccctaatacacatacatatacaaaagAAACACACACTATGTCTCTGCCCAAACTTTTATTCCCCTTACACATGACTTTTTCATCTATATCACCTTCCCTCGCTGCTGCTCGTGCAGGCTGAGTGAAATCGTACAAATGTGTTGTGTATACttaacgttaattaataattaatagttcAAATATTATTAGCGTAGCGATTATATGCAGTTATTATAtaccactattattattatcgtgacaagatgcaaagtatataacaagaaaaaaaaaacgaactgtatgaaaatggaaagatattgaaaaagaaatcaaCAACATTGTATGTAAGGAAGGGAGAAAAGAATTTAGTGGAAAGTTAAGTAATGTCAACTTAGGTTAATTTGTTATTAAGAGATCGCAACGGTTGCCGAAGGTTGTGCCGAAACCTTAGCACCATTAAATTTTATGGATCATTCTGAAATTAACCTTCAAAGTAATCTGCTAAATTGTCCTATGGGAAAGAAACCTAATAACAGGACAGGCGAGACAACGCGGATTAACGGTGTCGCAACCAAAAAGTAGAAATTCACAAGCTTACTAATGGGAGGATTTATAAATCGTGTTAATTTTGACAACAAAAGTTTTTCAAACCGAGGGTCCAACATGTACAGTTCAATCAAAATATGTAGCTACGAAGCGTAATCGAAAAGGACCCTCGCATGAAAATCGTTCTGTACATACTATACTAttattacgataataataacgattattattaatttccctgtctattatgaatttattattattattattattattgctattatatataattcttattgattcttaattattataattactattattactctactactactactattattattaataatattatttttattattattcttcttcttattattaccattattactattaatattatcacgaaagaaaaattcaaaacatataagtatagtgttaatattcgggaaaaaagcgagaaagggatccacacacacgcgttataattataataggaTATCTCTGTGCACGATAAACCCGAGAAAAGGAAATACAAATACAGATACAAGTACACATACATACCGAAGTATGTGACTATGCCAGTGCTGTATCATAGTAAACTGTAAGTGTaacttttcctctctcttttttcttcgataCCTATTTAAATGACTAGTTGGTAACGAATGATGCGTGAAGGTGTACTTCTGAAGTCCGTTTCgtcggatattttttaaatacacgatGTACAATGTAGCCACCATGTAACCAAGCTATAACCGATTTAATCATAATCAGAATCATTAATGGCACATGCAACCGGTGTAAGATTCATATTTAAACGTGGCGTTTCCGTCGACGAAAGCGCGGTCCGATTCGAAACAAAAAGCCAGAGAAATCATGACCCGTTTGAGAGACACGTTACCTcttgaaaaatgtatttgactcattctgatacatttatcatcagatatatctatatacatataacatcgtACATTTCCATTTGTCTTATATACATCGGTACCCTTTGAATTCGTTATAAAAGAAGGCAAaaagcatttttcttttttttttataaaaataaagaaagaatctaACGAACGATTGGCGAATGTTTTTTGccttgaaaattttaatcgcgGGGTTGGACGGGGGTAAGTTTAACGAGAATGGTTCGTTTAAGATAACCGGTTTTCTTTCACTCAATTAAGTTCCAAATTCGAAAGAtcgctttttgttatttttagactattttaaattcttttataaatcggTTAATG
Coding sequences within:
- the LOC126926779 gene encoding histone lysine acetyltransferase CREBBP-like isoform X1, whose protein sequence is MDGRDAFLTMARERHYEFSSLRRAKFSSMSMLYELHNQGQDKFVYTCNNCKSHVETRYHCTVCDDFDLCISCKEKDGHPHHMEKLGLDLDGGSSPADAKQANPQEARKLSIQRCIQSLVHACQCRDANCRLTSCQKMKRVVTHTKVCKRKTNGGCPICKQLIALCCYHAKHCQETKCLVPFCSNIKHKLKQQQLQQRLQQAQLLRRRMAAMNSRPTGPVGAMQSGQQSSNVTMTTGVAMKPGVSPTNLPSPHQPGIGLKPGTQTPPAHVLQVVKQVQEEAARQQVPHGYGKVTPGGGVGAGVGVGGQTGGVMPPPPMQRPMPVQMPNPGGTHLIPMAQWTASRYQPSALMQQNPGLRQQTPQQLMQQQQQHQGLPAIAMGGQMPRQAGVLGGPVNQVGPQTQSNKHKHVLQQLMQTLKNPHTPEQQNQILQILKSNPPIMAAFIKQRALALNQQQSGQYGGGVGGPLGPNQPQQQPALQHIMSQQQQHHHHHQQQQQQQGRMQIQAMLNQQQQQQQQQQQPVQQQPPQWYKQQMLVLQRHQHPSQQQQHPQQQQQQQQQQQQQFTQPPAPPYGQQRPIRPPLLGYGGFSEQGYGQPGLKPTPPPVPSPQGVMGPPGISVQQQLMQSVRSPPPIRSPQPNPSPRPVPSPRNQPVPSPRSGPVPSPHHHPPHGTPTHSPAHELGGPSEMMLSQLSGGTGAPTGHPGTMPHHPSPAPPPTSGTDSSEVTPMTPQDQLSKFVEGL
- the LOC126926779 gene encoding histone lysine acetyltransferase CREBBP-like isoform X2, producing MDGRDAFLTMARERHYEFSSLRRAKFSSMSMLYELHNQGQDKFVYTCNNCKSHVETRYHCTVCDDFDLCISCKEKDGHPHHMEKLGLDLDGGSSPADAKQANPQEARKLSIQRCIQSLVHACQCRDANCRLTSCQKMKRVVTHTKVCKRKTNGGCPICKQLIALCCYHAKHCQETKCLVPFCSNIKHKLKQQQLQQRLQQAQLLRRRMAAMNSRPTGPVGAMQSGQQSSNVTMTTGVAMKPGVSPTNLPSPHQPGIGLKPGTQTPPAHVLQVVKQVQEEAARQQVPHGYGKVTPGGGVGAGVGVGGQTGGVMPPPPMQRPMPVQMPNPGGTHLIPMAQWTARYQPSALMQQNPGLRQQTPQQLMQQQQQHQGLPAIAMGGQMPRQAGVLGGPVNQVGPQTQSNKHKHVLQQLMQTLKNPHTPEQQNQILQILKSNPPIMAAFIKQRALALNQQQSGQYGGGVGGPLGPNQPQQQPALQHIMSQQQQHHHHHQQQQQQQGRMQIQAMLNQQQQQQQQQQQPVQQQPPQWYKQQMLVLQRHQHPSQQQQHPQQQQQQQQQQQQQFTQPPAPPYGQQRPIRPPLLGYGGFSEQGYGQPGLKPTPPPVPSPQGVMGPPGISVQQQLMQSVRSPPPIRSPQPNPSPRPVPSPRNQPVPSPRSGPVPSPHHHPPHGTPTHSPAHELGGPSEMMLSQLSGGTGAPTGHPGTMPHHPSPAPPPTSGTDSSEVTPMTPQDQLSKFVEGL